The following proteins are co-located in the Streptococcus anginosus genome:
- a CDS encoding DNA polymerase III subunit alpha codes for MVAQLDTKTVYTFMDSLISIKKYVETAKNLGYQTLGIMDIDNLYGAYHFMETATEQGIQPLLGVEMTLDYTGLPLNLRFLALDSQGYRNLMKLSTLKMIGKSKWEEFQHLLEGIAIIVPVFEGIEALDLGREFYIGVFPDTPKQAFSHATLPLQTVRYFDAGDLETLQMLCAIRENSSLREVGNLPNHEYLLSPEQFTQSFQENYPESLDNLKRLVAGIHYEINTELKLPRFNPERPAAEELQERAEAGLEKKRLNSLVYKERLQQELSVIHQMGFDDYFLIVWDLLRFGRSQGYYMGMGRGSAVGSLVAYALEITGIDPVEKNLLFERFLNVERYTMPDIDIDIPDVYRPEFIRYVRDRYGTMHAAQIVTYSTFGAKQAIRDVFKRYGVPEYELTNITRKISFRDNLTSAYEKNMSFRQIINSKLEYQKAFEITKKIEGNPRQTSIHAAGVVMSDNDLTDHIPLKYGEDMYITQYDAHGVESNGLLKMDFLGLRNLTFVQRMKEAALEKYGVAIDISKINLEDTATLQLFAAGRTKGIFQFEQAGAINLLKRVQPAQFEEVVATTSLNRPGASDYIDNFVRRKHGQEKVEMLDPSLEDILAPTYGIMLYQEQVMQVAQRFGGFSLGKADILRRAMGKKNVAEMHKMEAEFVTGALELGHSEVKAKEVFAVMEKFAGYGFNRSHAYAYSALAFQLAYFKVHYPDIFFDIMLNYSSSDYITDALEFDFQVASLNINNIPYRDKFQDKQIYLGLKNIKGLPRDFAYWIIENRPFTNVEDFIMKLPTQYHKIQLITPLVQVGLFDVFEKNRQKILQNLPNLFVFADELGSLFADTNYSWTEAEDYTEAEKFELEKEIIGVGLSEHPLVKLAKSATQAFTPIQDLVENNHATILVEILSIRVIRTKTGENMAFLQVSDAKRKMEVTVFPDAFKQFSKGLHEKGFYYLNGRVQKREERLQLILNDLQEAVTERFWIQVEDHKSDAAISAILRQFRGDIPVVLRYEKERKTVAITQYRVQKSEKLQEELKKITMKTIYQ; via the coding sequence GTGGTTGCTCAATTAGATACCAAAACTGTTTATACATTTATGGATAGTTTGATTTCTATAAAAAAATATGTAGAAACAGCTAAAAATTTAGGCTATCAAACTCTAGGGATAATGGATATTGATAATCTCTATGGGGCTTATCATTTCATGGAAACGGCGACCGAGCAAGGGATTCAGCCGCTTTTAGGCGTGGAAATGACCTTGGATTATACTGGACTTCCTCTTAATCTTCGCTTTCTAGCTCTTGACAGTCAAGGTTATCGCAATTTAATGAAACTTTCTACTTTAAAGATGATAGGAAAAAGCAAGTGGGAAGAATTTCAGCACTTATTGGAAGGGATAGCGATTATTGTGCCTGTGTTTGAGGGCATTGAAGCCTTAGATTTGGGACGAGAGTTTTATATTGGCGTATTTCCTGACACTCCTAAGCAGGCGTTTTCTCATGCAACCTTACCTTTGCAGACAGTTCGCTATTTTGATGCAGGCGATTTAGAAACCTTGCAAATGCTATGTGCCATTCGTGAAAATAGTAGCTTGCGGGAAGTTGGAAATTTGCCAAATCACGAGTATCTCTTATCACCTGAGCAATTCACACAATCCTTTCAAGAAAATTATCCAGAAAGTCTGGATAATTTAAAGCGGCTAGTTGCAGGCATTCATTACGAAATCAATACAGAGTTGAAATTACCACGTTTTAATCCAGAACGACCAGCAGCAGAAGAATTACAAGAACGAGCAGAAGCAGGGCTAGAGAAAAAAAGGTTAAATAGTCTGGTTTATAAAGAGCGATTGCAGCAAGAGCTGTCTGTCATCCACCAAATGGGTTTTGACGACTACTTTTTGATTGTCTGGGATTTATTGCGTTTTGGTCGTAGTCAGGGCTATTATATGGGTATGGGGCGTGGGTCTGCAGTTGGAAGTCTGGTTGCCTATGCGCTAGAGATTACAGGGATTGATCCTGTTGAGAAAAATCTTCTTTTTGAGCGTTTTTTAAATGTAGAACGTTATACTATGCCCGATATTGATATTGACATTCCTGATGTCTATCGTCCAGAATTTATTCGCTATGTCCGCGATCGTTATGGAACCATGCATGCAGCTCAAATCGTGACCTATTCGACTTTTGGAGCTAAGCAAGCGATTCGTGATGTTTTTAAACGTTATGGTGTTCCAGAGTATGAATTGACCAATATTACCCGTAAAATTAGTTTTCGAGATAATCTGACATCTGCTTATGAAAAGAATATGTCCTTCCGCCAGATTATCAACAGTAAGCTGGAATATCAAAAAGCTTTTGAAATTACGAAAAAAATTGAAGGGAACCCTCGTCAAACCTCTATCCATGCAGCGGGTGTGGTGATGAGTGACAATGATTTGACAGATCACATTCCACTTAAATACGGGGAAGATATGTATATCACGCAATATGATGCACATGGGGTTGAAAGTAACGGTCTGCTCAAGATGGATTTCCTTGGCTTGCGCAATCTGACTTTTGTTCAACGAATGAAAGAAGCAGCTTTGGAGAAATACGGTGTCGCTATTGATATTTCAAAGATTAACTTAGAAGATACAGCAACCTTACAGCTCTTTGCTGCTGGTAGAACCAAAGGGATTTTTCAATTTGAGCAAGCAGGTGCCATTAACCTTTTGAAACGGGTGCAGCCTGCTCAATTTGAAGAAGTGGTTGCAACAACTTCACTCAATCGTCCAGGAGCTAGTGACTATATAGATAATTTTGTCAGAAGAAAGCATGGACAAGAAAAAGTAGAAATGCTGGACCCAAGTTTGGAAGACATCTTGGCGCCAACTTACGGTATTATGCTCTATCAAGAGCAAGTAATGCAAGTGGCGCAACGGTTTGGGGGCTTTTCACTCGGAAAAGCTGACATTTTACGTCGTGCTATGGGTAAGAAAAATGTTGCCGAAATGCACAAAATGGAAGCAGAATTTGTCACAGGAGCTCTCGAACTTGGGCATTCTGAGGTTAAAGCAAAAGAAGTATTTGCAGTTATGGAAAAGTTTGCAGGTTATGGCTTCAACCGTAGTCACGCTTATGCCTATTCTGCACTTGCTTTTCAGTTGGCTTATTTCAAGGTGCATTATCCTGATATTTTCTTTGATATTATGCTGAATTATTCAAGCAGTGATTACATCACAGATGCGCTAGAATTCGACTTTCAAGTTGCTTCTTTAAATATCAATAACATTCCTTATAGAGATAAGTTTCAAGATAAGCAGATTTATTTAGGACTGAAAAATATCAAAGGTTTGCCACGAGATTTTGCTTATTGGATTATTGAAAACCGCCCATTTACAAATGTGGAAGATTTTATTATGAAGTTGCCAACGCAATATCATAAGATTCAGTTGATAACCCCTTTGGTACAAGTCGGTTTGTTTGATGTATTTGAAAAGAATCGCCAAAAAATCCTACAAAATCTTCCGAACTTATTTGTCTTTGCAGATGAGCTGGGCAGTCTTTTTGCAGATACAAATTATAGCTGGACAGAAGCAGAGGATTATACAGAAGCAGAAAAATTTGAGTTAGAAAAAGAAATTATCGGTGTCGGTTTGAGCGAGCATCCCTTGGTAAAACTTGCAAAATCTGCTACTCAAGCCTTTACCCCTATTCAAGACTTGGTTGAAAACAATCATGCAACGATTTTAGTAGAGATTTTGTCCATTCGTGTTATCCGTACCAAAACGGGTGAAAATATGGCCTTCTTACAAGTGAGTGATGCTAAAAGAAAAATGGAGGTAACAGTCTTTCCAGATGCTTTTAAACAGTTCAGCAAAGGTTTGCATGAAAAAGGCTTTTATTATCTGAATGGTCGGGTTCAAAAACGCGAGGAGCGTTTGCAGCTGATTTTAAATGATTTGCAGGAAGCTGTTACAGAACGTTTTTGGATACAAGTAGAAGATCATAAAAGCGATGCAGCAATATCCGCTATTTTACGACAATTTCGAGGAGATATCCCGGTTGTTCTTCGATATGAAAAAGAAAGAAAAACAGTAGCAATTACTCAATATCGTGTTCAAAAATCAGAGAAATTACAAGAAGAATTGAAAAAAATAACCATGAAAACGATTTATCAATAA
- the pfkA gene encoding 6-phosphofructokinase, whose protein sequence is MKRIAVLTSGGDAPGMNAAIRAVVRKAISEGMEVYGIYDGYAGMVAGEIYPLDAASVGDIISRGGTFLHSARYPEFAQLEGQLKGIEQLKKHGIEGVVVIGGDGSYHGAMRLTEHGFPAVGLPGTIDNDIVGTDFTIGFDTAVTTAMDAIDKIRDTSSSHRRTFVVEVMGRNAGDIALWAGIATGADEIIVPEEDFKIEDIVASIKRGYEEGKKHNIIVLAEGVMSADEFGKKLKEAGDVSDLRVTELGHIQRGGSPTARDRVLASRMGAHAVSLLKKGIGGVAVGIRNEQMVENPILGTAEEGALFSLTEDGKIIVNNPHKADLDLAKLNRSISM, encoded by the coding sequence ATGAAACGTATTGCTGTTTTGACTAGTGGTGGTGATGCCCCTGGTATGAACGCTGCTATCCGTGCAGTTGTTCGTAAAGCAATTTCAGAAGGAATGGAAGTTTACGGTATCTATGACGGCTATGCCGGTATGGTTGCTGGTGAAATTTATCCGCTTGATGCTGCATCAGTTGGAGATATTATTTCACGTGGTGGTACTTTCCTTCACTCAGCTCGTTATCCAGAATTTGCCCAATTAGAAGGACAATTAAAAGGGATTGAGCAACTTAAAAAACATGGTATTGAAGGAGTCGTAGTTATCGGTGGTGATGGTTCTTACCATGGTGCTATGCGTTTGACAGAACATGGTTTCCCAGCTGTCGGACTTCCTGGCACGATTGACAATGATATTGTTGGTACAGACTTCACAATCGGCTTTGATACTGCTGTAACAACTGCAATGGACGCCATTGATAAGATTCGTGACACATCATCTAGTCACCGTCGTACTTTTGTTGTTGAAGTCATGGGACGCAATGCTGGAGACATTGCTCTCTGGGCTGGTATTGCTACAGGAGCTGATGAAATCATCGTTCCCGAAGAAGACTTTAAGATTGAGGATATCGTCGCTAGCATTAAACGTGGCTATGAAGAAGGAAAGAAGCATAACATTATCGTTCTGGCAGAGGGTGTTATGTCGGCCGATGAATTTGGTAAGAAGTTGAAAGAAGCTGGTGATGTGAGCGATCTTCGTGTGACGGAACTTGGACATATTCAACGTGGTGGCTCACCAACTGCACGTGACCGTGTTCTTGCTTCACGTATGGGTGCTCATGCCGTTAGCCTTCTTAAAAAAGGTATTGGTGGTGTTGCGGTTGGTATTCGAAACGAACAAATGGTTGAAAATCCAATTCTCGGTACAGCAGAAGAAGGTGCTTTGTTTAGTTTAACAGAAGACGGTAAGATTATTGTTAATAATCCACACAAAGCTGATCTTGATCTCGCTAAATTAAACCGTAGTATTTCAATGTAA
- the pyk gene encoding pyruvate kinase yields MNKRVKIVATLGPAVEIRGGKRFGEDGYWGEKLDVEASAQNIAKLIEAGANTFRFNFSHGDHAEQGDRMATVHRAEEIAGQKVGYLLDTKGPEIRTELFEGDAKEYSYKTGEKIRVATKQGIKSTREVIALNVAGALDIYDDVEVGKQVLVDDGKLGLRVIAKDPVTREFEVEVENDGIIAKQKGVNIPNTKIPFPALAERDNDDIRFGLEQGINFIAISFVRTAKDVNEVRAICEETGNGHVKLFAKIENQQGIENLDEILEVADGIMIARGDMGIEVPFEMVPVYQKMIITKVNAAGKIAITATNMLETMTEKPRATRSEVSDVFNAVIDGTDATMLSGESANGKYPLESVTTMATIDKNAQTLLNEYGRLSSVDYARSSKTEVVASAVKDATNSMDIKLVVTMTESGNTARLISKYRPDADILAITFDELTQRSLMLNWGVIPVVTEKPASTDDMFEVAEKVALESGLVESGDNIVIVAGVPVGTGGTNTMRIRTVR; encoded by the coding sequence ATGAATAAACGTGTAAAAATCGTTGCAACTTTAGGTCCTGCGGTAGAAATCCGTGGTGGTAAAAGATTCGGTGAAGACGGATATTGGGGTGAAAAGCTTGACGTTGAAGCATCAGCGCAAAATATCGCTAAATTGATCGAAGCTGGAGCTAATACTTTCCGTTTCAACTTCTCACATGGTGACCACGCAGAGCAAGGTGACCGTATGGCTACTGTTCATCGTGCTGAAGAAATTGCTGGTCAAAAAGTTGGTTATCTTCTTGATACCAAAGGTCCTGAAATCCGTACAGAATTATTTGAAGGCGATGCTAAAGAATATTCTTACAAAACAGGTGAAAAAATCCGTGTTGCAACTAAACAAGGTATCAAATCAACTCGTGAAGTTATCGCATTGAATGTTGCTGGTGCACTTGATATCTATGACGATGTTGAAGTTGGAAAACAAGTTCTTGTTGATGACGGTAAACTTGGTCTTCGCGTTATTGCAAAAGATCCTGTTACACGTGAATTTGAAGTAGAAGTTGAAAACGACGGTATTATCGCTAAACAAAAAGGTGTTAATATTCCAAATACAAAAATTCCTTTCCCAGCACTTGCTGAACGTGACAATGACGATATTCGTTTTGGTCTTGAACAAGGAATCAACTTTATCGCTATTTCATTCGTACGTACTGCAAAAGACGTCAACGAAGTTCGTGCAATCTGTGAAGAAACTGGTAATGGACATGTGAAATTGTTCGCTAAAATCGAAAACCAACAAGGTATCGAAAACTTGGATGAAATCCTTGAAGTAGCGGACGGTATCATGATTGCTCGTGGTGATATGGGTATTGAAGTACCATTTGAAATGGTTCCAGTTTACCAAAAAATGATTATCACAAAAGTCAATGCAGCTGGTAAAATTGCGATCACAGCAACAAACATGCTTGAAACAATGACTGAAAAACCACGTGCGACTCGTTCAGAAGTATCAGACGTATTTAACGCTGTTATTGACGGAACAGATGCAACAATGCTTTCAGGTGAATCTGCAAATGGTAAATACCCACTTGAATCTGTAACAACAATGGCTACAATTGATAAAAACGCTCAAACTCTATTGAACGAGTATGGACGCTTGTCATCAGTTGATTACGCACGTAGTTCTAAGACAGAAGTTGTGGCTTCAGCTGTTAAAGATGCTACAAACTCAATGGACATCAAATTGGTTGTAACAATGACTGAATCAGGAAATACAGCTCGTTTGATTTCTAAATATCGTCCAGATGCTGACATCTTGGCAATTACATTTGATGAATTGACACAACGTTCATTGATGTTGAACTGGGGTGTTATTCCAGTAGTAACTGAAAAACCTGCATCTACTGATGATATGTTTGAAGTTGCTGAAAAAGTTGCTCTTGAAAGTGGTCTTGTAGAATCTGGCGACAATATTGTGATTGTAGCTGGTGTTCCGGTCGGAACTGGTGGAACAAATACGATGCGTATCCGTACAGTCCGTTAA
- the lepB gene encoding signal peptidase I, whose translation MVKRDLIRNVIFLSIVVIIIACLRIFIFTPYRITAKDANHFLQDKDVVIANKNEAIKRDDFVLYEVKRKEHVGRVIGLENDSVVYMDDVLYLNNKIKSEDYLTKAKEEYLAKATSTGYFTHDFTIRTLTKSNANKIPAQSYLILNDNRQDMEDSRKFGLITEKQIKGVISFRVLPLNQFGFIKTK comes from the coding sequence ATGGTTAAAAGAGATTTAATTAGGAATGTTATTTTTTTATCTATTGTTGTGATAATCATTGCTTGTTTGCGAATTTTTATTTTTACACCATACAGGATTACTGCAAAAGATGCGAATCATTTTTTGCAAGATAAAGATGTTGTTATTGCCAATAAAAATGAAGCAATCAAAAGAGATGATTTTGTCTTGTACGAGGTGAAGAGAAAAGAGCATGTCGGACGTGTCATTGGTCTAGAAAATGACTCCGTTGTTTATATGGATGATGTTCTTTACTTAAATAATAAAATCAAGTCAGAAGATTATTTAACGAAGGCTAAGGAAGAGTACTTAGCAAAAGCTACTAGTACGGGTTATTTCACTCATGATTTCACCATTCGGACATTAACTAAATCGAATGCAAATAAAATTCCAGCGCAGTCGTATCTGATTCTGAATGATAATCGACAAGATATGGAAGATAGTCGGAAGTTCGGCTTGATTACAGAGAAACAAATTAAAGGAGTCATCTCATTTAGAGTACTCCCGCTTAATCAATTTGGATTTATTAAAACAAAGTAG
- a CDS encoding amino acid ABC transporter permease codes for MNYIFEVLPSLLNSALVTLQVFVLVLVLSIPLGIVISFLMQIHFKLLHWLINIYIWIMRGTPLLLQLIFIYYVLPSIGVRLDRLPAAIIAFTLNYAAYFAEIFRGGILSIPAGQYEAAKVLKFTPFQTIRFIILPQVVKVVLPSVFNEVMTLVKDTSLVYALGVSDLILASRTAANRDASLAPMFIAGAIYLVLIGLVTIVSKQVEKRYSYYK; via the coding sequence ATGAACTATATTTTTGAAGTTTTGCCAAGCTTATTAAATAGCGCATTGGTGACTTTGCAAGTATTTGTTTTAGTCTTAGTTTTATCCATACCACTTGGAATTGTGATTTCCTTTTTAATGCAAATCCACTTTAAGCTGCTTCATTGGCTTATAAATATTTATATTTGGATTATGCGCGGTACACCTCTCTTGTTACAACTAATTTTTATTTATTATGTGTTGCCAAGTATTGGTGTACGTTTGGATCGGCTTCCAGCAGCTATCATAGCATTCACGCTAAATTATGCTGCTTATTTCGCCGAAATTTTCCGTGGTGGGATTTTATCTATTCCAGCAGGACAATATGAGGCGGCTAAGGTTTTGAAGTTTACACCATTTCAAACGATACGGTTTATTATTTTACCGCAAGTTGTCAAAGTGGTGCTTCCGAGTGTCTTTAATGAAGTGATGACGTTGGTAAAAGATACATCCCTTGTTTATGCGCTTGGTGTTTCCGATTTAATCTTGGCTAGTCGGACTGCAGCCAATCGTGATGCGAGTTTAGCACCGATGTTTATAGCAGGGGCTATTTACCTTGTCTTGATTGGTCTTGTGACGATTGTATCGAAGCAAGTTGAAAAGAGATATAGTTACTATAAGTAG
- a CDS encoding amino acid ABC transporter ATP-binding protein: MLELKNISKRFGEKQIISDLNLKVPEKQILAIVGPSGGGKTTLLRMLAGLETIDSGDIIYNGEELPLDELEKRNLLGFVFQDFQLFPHLTVLENLTLSPIKTKNFTKEDAEKKAISLLTRLGLAEYAKAYPYSLSGGQKQRVALARAMMIDPEIIGYDEPTSALDPELRLEVEKLILQNRELGMMQIVVTHDLQFAENIADTILKVQPK; encoded by the coding sequence ATGTTAGAATTAAAGAATATTAGCAAACGTTTTGGCGAAAAGCAAATTATTTCCGACTTGAATTTAAAGGTGCCAGAAAAGCAAATCCTTGCCATTGTAGGACCGTCTGGCGGCGGGAAAACGACATTATTGCGGATGTTAGCTGGCTTGGAAACAATTGATTCGGGTGACATTATTTACAATGGCGAAGAGCTTCCCTTGGATGAACTTGAAAAACGTAATTTATTGGGATTTGTGTTTCAAGATTTTCAGCTATTTCCACATTTAACGGTTCTGGAGAATTTAACTTTATCACCCATTAAAACAAAAAATTTTACAAAAGAGGACGCAGAAAAGAAAGCAATTAGCTTGTTGACCCGATTGGGACTAGCAGAATATGCAAAAGCGTATCCTTATTCTTTATCAGGTGGTCAAAAACAGCGTGTAGCATTAGCTCGTGCGATGATGATTGACCCAGAAATTATCGGTTATGATGAGCCAACTTCCGCATTGGATCCGGAATTGCGTCTTGAAGTTGAAAAGTTGATTCTTCAGAATCGTGAGCTAGGAATGATGCAAATTGTGGTGACCCATGATTTGCAGTTTGCAGAAAATATTGCAGATACGATTCTCAAAGTGCAGCCTAAGTAG
- a CDS encoding amino acid ABC transporter substrate-binding protein: protein MKIKRYVLMLCGLILFLLLTACSNVSNPKVDNWSKYQQKKSITIGFDNTFVPMGFEQKNGQYVGFDIDLANAVFKEYGIKVNWQPIDWDMKETELTNGTIDLIWNGYSATNERRKKVQFTIPYMKNEQVLVAKKSSNIAKTADMKDKILGAQTGSSGYDEFEAHPELLKNLVKNHKAAQYQSFTEALIDLQNSRIDGLLIDRVYANYYLKEEGILPDYYVFPAGFDSESFAVGARKTDKQLVENINQAFKKLYQTGQFQKIANKWFGEDIATDEVKK from the coding sequence ATGAAGATAAAACGTTATGTTCTTATGCTCTGTGGTTTGATTCTTTTTTTGCTCCTTACAGCTTGTAGCAATGTTAGCAACCCTAAAGTAGATAATTGGTCAAAATACCAACAAAAAAAGAGCATTACTATTGGTTTTGACAATACATTTGTTCCTATGGGATTTGAACAAAAAAATGGTCAATATGTTGGTTTTGATATTGACTTGGCAAATGCTGTTTTTAAAGAATATGGGATAAAAGTGAATTGGCAGCCGATTGATTGGGATATGAAAGAAACGGAGCTCACAAATGGAACGATTGATCTTATCTGGAATGGGTATTCGGCAACCAATGAGCGGCGGAAGAAAGTACAGTTCACCATTCCTTATATGAAAAATGAGCAGGTATTAGTTGCTAAAAAGTCATCTAATATTGCAAAAACAGCTGACATGAAGGATAAAATTCTTGGCGCTCAGACAGGTTCTTCGGGTTACGATGAGTTTGAGGCTCATCCGGAGCTTTTGAAGAATCTGGTTAAAAATCATAAAGCTGCTCAATATCAAAGTTTTACAGAGGCGTTGATTGATTTGCAAAATAGCCGGATTGATGGATTGTTGATTGACCGAGTTTATGCTAATTATTATTTAAAAGAAGAGGGGATTTTGCCGGATTATTATGTTTTCCCAGCCGGATTTGATAGCGAATCATTTGCGGTTGGTGCTAGAAAAACGGATAAGCAGCTCGTTGAAAACATAAACCAAGCATTCAAAAAATTATATCAAACAGGTCAATTTCAAAAAATAGCAAATAAATGGTTTGGTGAGGATATTGCGACAGATGAAGTCAAAAAATGA